A single Drosophila miranda strain MSH22 chromosome XR, D.miranda_PacBio2.1, whole genome shotgun sequence DNA region contains:
- the LOC108153421 gene encoding uncharacterized protein LOC108153421, translated as MPGDRVTEYRASSAPGDCQSRSCRLSSVAYYPNTSDDAYEEAPLEAAAIATETTVHAGHQLSDQSNARRMSSESAPSSKWPSSTLSPCIWTCPAVKDYFRMPGEKVDRVMEIFSQRYCVCNTRYSIFVQAFAMMMARYGSADPV; from the exons ATGCCAGGGGACAGAGTGACAGAGTATCGTGCATCAAGCGCACCTGGTGACTGCCAGTCGAGGAGCTGCCGCCTTTCTAGCGTCGCATACTATCCAAATACCTCAG ATGACGCATATGAAGAGGCGCCCCTGGAAGCAGCAGCCATAGCCACAGAAACAACAGTCCACGCAGGACATCAGCTATCTGATCAGTCTAACGCCAGACGAATGTCGAGCGAATCTGCACCCAGCTCTAAATGGCCGTCCTCAACTCTTTCGCCATGTATCTGGACCTGTCCGGCCGTCAAGGACTACTTCCGGATGCCCGGGGAAAAGGTGGACCGGGTGATGGAGATCTTCTCTCAGCGCTACTGCGTCTGCAATACACGGTATTCG ATTTTTGTGCAGGCTTTTGCCATGATGATGGCCCGATACGGATCTGCAGACCCAGTTTGA
- the LOC108151657 gene encoding uncharacterized protein LOC108151657: MGGRARGSGKGRQDGRSLDVGAMDIRTRTTSGGEEAAAEPHRMGGAGQGGVKQYNKANKLPHRMRRNGSYFGRLNVSVFLIYLWCYLLLIMAASGGSNNVVNGLKCYCNPKECDVIRSLDCPGKGLMLWDPCKCCRICAKTLGESCGGPGGFSGQCEPPLQCVTKLPISSGLGVCMDLQHLTALTSSHDNCTEAESIVLQPGCEITNKRCQCWPIMRTCLSELSSDGASPNDSRWHFKNLEDCQLNLQNLIKLELEFDGDYKISPSKFTYKKLRRKRKSLRKRIIILDD, translated from the exons ATGGGCGGAAGAGCAAGAGGAAGTGGAAAAGGAAGGCAGGACGGTCGTTCGCTGGATGTGGGGGCCATGGATATACGCACAAGGACAACATCAGGAggagaagaagcagcagcagaacccCACCGAATGGGTGGAGCAGGCCAGGGAGGAGTCAAACAGTACAACAAAGCCAACAAACTTCCGCATAGGATGCGCCGGAACGGAAGCTATTTTGGCCGCCTGAACGTGAGCGTGTTCCTCATCTACTTGTGGTGCTATCTGCTGCTGATAATGGCCGCATCTGGCGGCAGCAACAATGTGGTGAACGGCCTCAAATGCTACTGCAATCCGAAGGAATGCGATGTAATACGCTCGCTCGACTGCCCCGGCAAGGGCCTGATGCTCTGGGATCCATGCAA ATGTTGTCGCATCTGCGCCAAGACCTTGGGCGAATCCTGCGGCGGTCCCGGCGGTTTTTCTGGTCAATGTGAGCCGCCCCTGCAGTGTGTGACCAAGCTGCCCATTAGCAGCGGTCTGGGCGTGTGCATGG ATTTGCAACACCTGACCGCCCTGACCTCGTCGCATGACAACTGTACCGAGGCGGAGTCCATTGTCTTGCAGCCGGGCTGCGAGATCACCAACAAGCGCTGCCAGTGCTGGCCCATCATGCGCACCTGTCTCAGCGAGCTATCCAGCGACGGGGCATCCCCCAATGACTCACGTTGGCACTTCAAGAACTTGGAG GACTGCCAGTTGAATTTGCAAAATCTCATCAAGCTCGAACTGGAATTCGATGGAGACTACAAAATCTCACCGAGCAAATTCACCTACAAAAAGCTCCGCAGAAAGCGAAAGTCCTTGAGGAAACGCAT CATCATCTTGGACGATTGA
- the LOC108151659 gene encoding uncharacterized protein LOC108151659, whose product MLFARLAIGFFILELGHARNNYEIVLNSLKCRAVKESAVNEMACVLHRKRTPIIAARLNLSETFQHFEIQSTFDLFKKDNTRMNVASLKMDGCKYLGAMYENNILGKLFRRFKTFTNLPSGCPMLKEKLYEIRNYTFRSDEFPPSAPQAKWQVRTRLLRRAEVYADILLEGELVYNT is encoded by the exons atgCTGTTTGCTCGTCTTGCCATTGGCTTCTTCATACTGGAACTGGGACACGCCAGG AACAACTATGAGATCGTTCTGAACAGTTTGAAGTGCCGCGCCGTGAAGGAGTCGGCGGTCAATGAGATGGCCTGCGTCCTGCATCGCAAGAGAACACCCATAATAGCGGCGCGCCTAAACCTGAGCGAAACCTTCCAGCACTTCGAGATACAATCGACGTTCGACCTGTTCAAGAAGGACAACACCCGCATGAACGTGGCGAGCCTCAAGATGGACGGCTGCAAGTACTTGGGCGCCATGTACGAGAACAATATCCTGGGCAAGCTCTTCCGGCGCTTCAAGACGTTCACCAATCTCCCCTCAGGATGTCCAATGCTCAAG GAAAAACTGTACGAGATACGCAACTATACATTCCGATCGGACGAGTTCCCGCCCAGCGCGCCACAGGCCAAGTGGCAAGTGCGGACGCGGCTGCTGAGGCGAGCGGAGGTGTATGCGGATATATTATTGGAGGGCGAGCTGGTCTATAATACGTGA